A DNA window from Thermosynechococcaceae cyanobacterium Okahandja contains the following coding sequences:
- the asnB gene encoding asparagine synthase (glutamine-hydrolyzing) yields MCGITGLIHLDDTPVSPVTLKRMTDAIAHRGPDGEGHWIEGNVGLGHRRLAIIDLSPAGHQPMISANHGYVLTYNGEIYNYRELRAELEAEGYWFRSQTDTEVVLNALAHWGTDALLKFNGMFALALWDRKEKTLLLARDRYGIKPLYYARQGNTLAFGSEQKAILAQANFQRRLNKPALLEYFTFQNIFTNQTLLEDVYLLPAGHYAIVTAVHSEPQLSQYWDYCFREPEQPASREEYIEELDRLFRQAVNRQLVSDVEIGAYLSGGMDSGSITAIASQQLPYLKTFTCGFDLSSASGLELSFDERTKAEAMSARFKTEHYEMVLKAGDMERCLPKLVWHLEEPRVGQSYPNFYAAQLASKFVKVVLSGCGGDELFGGYPWRYYRAATAQNFEQYIDQYYLYWQRLIPNSVLAKVFAPIWSDVKHVWTRDIFRDVFLSHDNTLEKPEDYINHSLYFEAKTFLHGLFVVEDKLSMAHGLETRVPFMDNDLVNFAMHCPVALKLNHLQNVLHIDENELIKKWQFFRRTNDGKQILREMMAHYIPVEITQAEKQGFSAPDASWFKGESIKFVKKLLTYSKAEIYNIIDYSEIISLLDNHFRGEQNRRLLIWSLINFEKFINQFLI; encoded by the coding sequence ATGTGTGGTATTACTGGCCTGATTCATCTCGACGACACCCCGGTTTCACCTGTCACTCTAAAAAGAATGACGGATGCAATAGCCCATCGTGGTCCGGATGGTGAGGGTCACTGGATTGAAGGCAATGTTGGACTGGGACACCGCCGACTGGCAATCATTGATCTCTCACCGGCTGGTCATCAGCCGATGATTAGTGCCAATCATGGTTATGTGCTCACCTATAACGGCGAAATCTATAATTACCGTGAATTGCGGGCTGAGCTCGAAGCCGAAGGTTATTGGTTCCGCAGTCAAACCGACACGGAGGTAGTGCTCAATGCGCTGGCTCATTGGGGTACAGATGCACTACTGAAATTCAACGGCATGTTTGCCCTTGCCCTTTGGGATCGAAAGGAGAAAACCTTGCTGCTTGCCCGGGATCGGTATGGCATCAAGCCACTTTATTACGCCCGACAAGGTAATACCCTTGCGTTTGGTTCTGAGCAAAAGGCTATCCTTGCCCAAGCTAACTTTCAGCGCCGTCTCAACAAGCCTGCACTGCTCGAATACTTTACTTTTCAGAACATTTTCACTAACCAGACATTGCTGGAGGATGTCTATCTGCTACCGGCTGGGCATTATGCGATTGTTACGGCAGTGCACTCTGAACCGCAACTCAGCCAGTATTGGGACTATTGTTTCCGCGAGCCAGAGCAACCGGCCAGCCGTGAGGAATACATCGAGGAACTTGATCGCTTGTTTCGCCAAGCTGTGAATCGTCAGTTAGTGAGCGATGTTGAAATCGGTGCCTACCTGAGTGGTGGCATGGACTCTGGCTCTATTACTGCCATTGCATCGCAGCAGTTACCCTACCTGAAGACCTTTACTTGTGGCTTTGATCTCAGTTCGGCCTCAGGACTTGAGCTAAGTTTTGATGAGCGTACCAAAGCCGAAGCCATGTCAGCGCGCTTCAAGACAGAACACTATGAAATGGTGTTGAAAGCTGGCGACATGGAGCGCTGCCTGCCCAAGTTAGTATGGCACCTCGAAGAGCCGCGGGTGGGGCAAAGTTATCCAAATTTCTATGCTGCTCAGTTAGCCAGTAAGTTTGTTAAGGTGGTGCTTTCAGGCTGCGGTGGTGATGAACTGTTTGGCGGCTACCCTTGGCGCTACTATCGCGCTGCTACTGCTCAAAATTTTGAGCAGTATATTGACCAATATTATCTATACTGGCAACGGCTCATTCCCAACTCAGTACTCGCTAAGGTTTTTGCCCCTATCTGGAGCGATGTGAAACATGTTTGGACACGTGATATTTTCCGTGATGTTTTTCTTTCTCACGATAACACTCTTGAGAAACCCGAAGACTACATCAACCATTCCCTTTATTTTGAAGCCAAGACTTTCTTGCATGGGTTATTCGTTGTTGAGGATAAGCTGTCGATGGCGCATGGACTAGAAACACGCGTCCCTTTTATGGATAATGACCTAGTCAATTTTGCGATGCATTGCCCAGTTGCTTTGAAACTCAATCATTTGCAAAATGTACTACATATTGATGAAAATGAACTTATAAAAAAATGGCAATTCTTTCGTAGAACCAATGACGGAAAACAGATTTTGCGTGAGATGATGGCACATTATATTCCGGTGGAGATTACCCAAGCAGAGAAACAGGGATTTTCGGCACCTGATGCAAGTTGGTTTAAAGGAGAAAGTATTAAATTTGTAAAAAAACTTCTAACATACAGCAAGGCAGAAATTTATAATATCATAGACTATAGTGAAATAATTTCACTGCTTGATAATCACTTCCGTGGAGAACAAAATCGACGCTTACTAATTTGGTCACTTATTAACTTTGAAAAATTCATAAATCAGTTTTTGATTTGA
- a CDS encoding sulfotransferase has translation MNKLTHPNFIIGGSAASGTSFLSSILAQHPEVYLPQKMRPEPHYFYKSWEYQKGISYYLSQWFNNIPRDIIAAGEKSSSYLFGGEKVAKRIFDAYPDMKFVFILRNPIERTWANYRYTVLQGLEDLSFEDALKDEPKRILEQRGIWAEIQPYNYTGRGFYASQIKDYLKFFPEDNILLIKFEAFVSQTNAELQKLCKFLNLTIFDFDYAIPPNYTNFSIIDPRIQKKLRQYFGNRFDKVIEAIRRKEPLEKFADSYESERMLKLLVNNIKDNKEPIPIAARSYLNDLFARDIAQLKHFVDFDLSDWK, from the coding sequence ATGAATAAACTAACTCACCCAAATTTTATTATTGGTGGATCTGCTGCTAGCGGAACAAGCTTTCTTTCGTCGATTCTTGCTCAGCATCCTGAAGTCTATTTACCCCAAAAAATGCGGCCAGAACCTCACTATTTTTATAAATCGTGGGAGTATCAAAAGGGAATTAGTTACTACCTAAGTCAATGGTTTAATAATATTCCAAGAGATATTATCGCTGCTGGAGAAAAATCTTCTTCATACCTTTTTGGGGGAGAAAAAGTAGCAAAGAGAATATTTGATGCGTACCCAGACATGAAATTTGTGTTTATACTGAGAAATCCAATCGAACGGACATGGGCTAATTATCGCTATACTGTGTTACAAGGCTTAGAAGATTTATCATTTGAAGATGCACTAAAAGATGAACCAAAAAGAATTCTAGAACAACGAGGAATCTGGGCAGAAATACAGCCATATAACTATACTGGAAGAGGCTTTTATGCGAGTCAGATTAAGGATTATTTAAAATTCTTCCCAGAAGATAATATTCTTTTAATAAAATTTGAGGCTTTTGTTAGTCAAACTAATGCTGAACTACAAAAACTTTGCAAATTTTTGAATCTTACTATTTTTGATTTTGATTACGCTATTCCTCCTAACTATACAAATTTTAGTATTATTGATCCTAGAATTCAAAAGAAATTAAGACAATATTTTGGAAATCGTTTTGATAAAGTAATTGAGGCCATTCGTCGTAAAGAGCCACTTGAAAAATTTGCCGACTCTTATGAATCTGAGCGAATGCTAAAATTACTTGTAAATAATATTAAAGACAACAAAGAACCAATACCAATTGCTGCACGCTCCTATTTAAATGATTTATTTGCTAGGGATATTGCACAACTCAAACATTTTGTTGATTTTGATCTCTCTGACTGGAAATAA
- a CDS encoding class I SAM-dependent methyltransferase, with the protein MEILYPELYEALHKVQSEYIHSMGHNDQLFLKRIYRERLDKYVARLEAIGFSGHRDVLDAGCGYGQWSLALASINQSVSACDISTHRIEFVNVLCQQLGVNNISTRISSIDKMPYESNRFDAVFCYGVIFMTPWLESLKELARVLKPGGLLYVNANGLGWYIFLWKEEHNKADDYDPRAIVARTFADTLKYNRQGYYELGTHLIIEPEQMRSELQKLGFIDIKIASEGCLHLNKAAPAPKPFLKGVYQDEVGVYEVVATKLI; encoded by the coding sequence ATGGAAATTTTGTATCCGGAACTCTACGAGGCGTTGCATAAAGTACAATCAGAGTACATCCACTCAATGGGGCACAACGATCAGCTATTTTTAAAGCGAATTTACAGAGAGAGGCTGGATAAGTATGTTGCGAGGCTAGAGGCGATCGGTTTTTCAGGACATAGAGATGTATTGGACGCAGGGTGTGGTTATGGGCAGTGGTCACTTGCTCTTGCAAGTATAAATCAGTCTGTGAGTGCATGTGATATTTCTACCCACCGTATTGAATTTGTGAATGTGCTATGTCAACAGCTTGGAGTAAATAATATCAGTACAAGAATTAGTAGCATCGATAAAATGCCTTATGAAAGTAATAGGTTTGATGCAGTCTTTTGTTATGGCGTGATTTTTATGACACCATGGCTTGAATCCTTGAAAGAACTTGCTCGCGTATTAAAACCAGGCGGCTTACTTTATGTGAATGCTAATGGGCTGGGTTGGTATATCTTTTTATGGAAAGAAGAACACAACAAAGCCGATGATTATGATCCTAGAGCCATTGTTGCACGCACTTTTGCAGATACACTTAAGTATAATAGGCAAGGATACTATGAGCTAGGTACGCATTTAATTATTGAACCTGAGCAGATGCGATCTGAACTGCAGAAACTTGGGTTTATAGATATAAAAATTGCTTCAGAAGGATGCTTACACCTTAATAAGGCAGCGCCAGCCCCCAAGCCTTTTTTAAAAGGTGTATATCAGGATGAAGTAGGTGTTTATGAAGTCGTAGCTACAAAATTGATATGA
- a CDS encoding glycosyltransferase family 4 protein encodes MGGAERVTANLANYWVHKGWSVCVATLTDAETDFYKLDADIIRVSLNTAVESPTYFLKIRNNLRTLFAVRQLLREYQPDIAIGMMTGASVYLALASRSLPVHCIGSERTHPPICPPSKDWELVRTFSYGYLNAVVALTEKSANWLRGNTNARFVPVIPNPVVWPLPIQPPIRNPAELMREDRKICLAVGRLSIEKGFDLLLAAFSEITHSCPEWDLVIVGKGELYNELQRQIYRMGLQERAYLAGQVGNISDWYKAADLFVLSSRFEGFPNVLAEALASGLPAICFDCETGPSDIIRHEIDGILVPNQDVAALTRNMKKLMTDENMRKKLSSRAVEARQRFSIQKITQMWEEVFEQIT; translated from the coding sequence ATGGGTGGAGCAGAGCGGGTCACAGCGAATTTAGCAAATTACTGGGTACATAAAGGATGGTCTGTTTGTGTGGCAACCTTGACAGATGCAGAGACTGATTTTTATAAGCTTGATGCAGATATAATTCGCGTCTCTTTGAATACTGCTGTTGAAAGCCCAACGTATTTTTTGAAAATCAGAAACAATCTGCGAACTCTGTTTGCAGTGCGCCAATTACTAAGAGAATATCAGCCAGATATCGCTATCGGGATGATGACCGGTGCTAGTGTTTATCTTGCATTAGCCTCTAGATCTTTGCCAGTGCATTGCATTGGCAGTGAGCGCACTCACCCACCAATATGCCCACCTAGCAAGGATTGGGAGCTTGTGCGTACTTTTAGCTATGGATACCTTAATGCTGTTGTTGCTCTCACTGAGAAAAGCGCAAATTGGCTGAGAGGAAATACTAATGCACGATTTGTTCCTGTTATACCTAACCCTGTTGTTTGGCCACTACCTATACAGCCTCCGATTCGTAACCCAGCAGAGCTTATGAGAGAGGATCGAAAGATTTGCTTGGCAGTTGGTAGGCTGTCCATCGAGAAAGGTTTCGATCTCCTACTTGCGGCATTTTCTGAGATTACTCATAGCTGCCCTGAGTGGGATTTGGTAATTGTGGGTAAAGGAGAGTTGTACAATGAGCTTCAAAGACAAATTTATAGGATGGGTCTTCAGGAGAGGGCTTATCTTGCTGGCCAAGTCGGTAATATATCTGACTGGTATAAAGCGGCAGACTTATTTGTATTAAGTAGTCGTTTTGAAGGATTTCCAAACGTTCTTGCTGAAGCGCTTGCCTCTGGCCTCCCAGCTATTTGTTTTGACTGTGAAACGGGACCATCTGATATTATTAGACATGAAATTGACGGAATACTTGTTCCTAATCAAGACGTTGCTGCATTAACGAGAAATATGAAAAAATTGATGACTGATGAAAATATGCGCAAGAAATTATCATCCAGAGCAGTAGAAGCGCGTCAAAGGTTTTCAATTCAAAAAATAACTCAAATGTGGGAAGAAGTATTTGAGCAGATTACATGA
- a CDS encoding glycosyltransferase, which yields MKVDIAIFVPSLHGGGAERVMVTLANGFARRGYSVDLVLAQAEGSYLKDVVPQVRIIDLHGRRVIKSLWPLALYLRRNKPAAMLSAMSHANLVAILARFLAGVTTQLVISERSTITMEVKRAKNLSSKIIYALVPRVYPMADKIVAVSQGAARALESFAHLRPSSVHVVYNPFDLEHIEKIAGEAVTHPWFASSQRPVILAIGRLAPEKDFFTLIRAFATFYSRHEARLLILGEGELRDELQTLALSLGLTDDTFQMPGFVDKPFSYLSRARVFVLSSRWEGLPGVLIEAMACGTPVVSTDCPSGPREILENGRWGRLVPVGDVEALAEAIEAVLFAPRETLPNVRKRAQAFDQEEAINHYLNLLGMPLEPA from the coding sequence ATGAAAGTTGATATTGCTATTTTCGTTCCTTCCTTACACGGCGGTGGTGCCGAGCGAGTGATGGTAACACTTGCTAACGGCTTTGCTAGGCGTGGATATTCTGTGGATTTAGTACTTGCACAAGCAGAAGGATCATATCTTAAAGATGTTGTGCCGCAAGTACGCATTATAGATTTACATGGAAGGCGGGTCATTAAGAGCTTGTGGCCTTTGGCTCTTTATCTGCGTCGCAACAAGCCTGCTGCTATGCTTTCGGCTATGAGCCATGCTAATTTAGTGGCCATTCTGGCTCGTTTTTTAGCGGGTGTAACTACTCAGTTAGTAATATCAGAACGTAGTACTATTACTATGGAAGTTAAACGTGCTAAGAACTTATCATCAAAGATTATTTATGCCCTTGTACCAAGAGTATATCCAATGGCAGATAAAATTGTGGCGGTTTCACAAGGTGCTGCAAGAGCATTGGAAAGCTTTGCCCATTTGAGACCCAGTTCAGTACATGTTGTTTACAATCCATTTGATCTAGAGCATATTGAGAAAATCGCTGGAGAGGCCGTTACCCATCCTTGGTTTGCCTCAAGCCAACGGCCAGTGATTCTTGCAATTGGCCGCTTAGCACCGGAAAAAGATTTCTTCACTTTGATCCGTGCTTTTGCAACCTTTTATAGTCGTCATGAAGCGCGGTTGCTGATTTTAGGGGAGGGAGAGTTGCGGGATGAACTTCAAACTTTAGCGCTGTCTTTAGGATTAACTGACGATACGTTTCAAATGCCCGGCTTTGTTGATAAGCCCTTCAGCTACCTGTCCCGTGCACGTGTGTTTGTACTTTCTTCCCGTTGGGAGGGGTTGCCGGGTGTTTTGATTGAGGCAATGGCCTGTGGCACACCAGTGGTGAGCACCGATTGCCCTAGTGGTCCACGGGAAATCTTGGAGAATGGTCGTTGGGGTCGGTTAGTACCCGTAGGAGATGTGGAGGCGCTTGCAGAAGCTATTGAAGCAGTGCTTTTTGCACCCCGAGAAACATTACCTAACGTAAGAAAACGGGCGCAAGCTTTCGATCAGGAGGAAGCGATTAATCATTACCTAAACTTACTGGGTATGCCTTTGGAGCCTGCTTGA
- a CDS encoding glycosyltransferase: MSTVVMRVLHIITSLNDGGAEAVLFRLVSHNSENIHEVICLTNEGKYGALLRNIGVKVTTLDMPRGQLTVSVLLQLWRGVKCSSADVIQTWMYHADLLGGIVGKLAGVPVVWGIRSTTLNSRYSAGTTWIARMCALLSRGVPARIVACANAALRVHGKLGYDLSRMAVIPNGYDLSRFAPDGEARVRLRSEWGVTEHIPVIGMVARFDPYKDHSNLITALGLLKERGRYFKTVLVGMGIDEHNRDLVTQIQCAGLNNKVQLLGEQRDIPKIMSALDIHTLSSSAEAFPNVLAEAMACGTPCVATDVGDAAFIVRDTGWIVPPRDSSALANAIESALSAWQDREAWRCRQARCRERIGSEFDIKAMVRRYCDIWVTVVNNEILQQ; encoded by the coding sequence TTGAGTACAGTAGTCATGAGAGTGTTACATATCATTACTAGCCTGAACGATGGCGGAGCTGAGGCAGTGCTCTTTCGTTTGGTGTCCCACAACTCCGAGAATATCCATGAGGTTATTTGTCTCACAAACGAAGGAAAATATGGAGCATTGCTGCGAAATATTGGTGTTAAAGTGACCACACTCGATATGCCACGTGGTCAACTTACAGTAAGTGTTTTGCTGCAGTTATGGCGAGGTGTGAAATGCTCTAGTGCCGACGTGATCCAGACTTGGATGTATCACGCAGATTTGTTGGGTGGAATCGTTGGTAAATTGGCGGGCGTACCCGTAGTCTGGGGCATTCGTAGTACAACGCTTAATTCAAGATACTCAGCAGGTACAACTTGGATCGCACGAATGTGCGCATTATTATCGCGCGGGGTACCAGCGCGGATTGTGGCTTGTGCTAATGCTGCCTTACGAGTACACGGCAAGCTGGGCTATGACTTATCGCGAATGGCGGTGATTCCAAATGGTTATGACCTGTCGCGCTTTGCGCCGGATGGTGAGGCGCGGGTACGGCTGCGAAGCGAGTGGGGTGTTACCGAGCATATCCCCGTTATTGGCATGGTGGCACGATTTGATCCCTATAAGGATCATAGTAACTTGATTACGGCACTTGGTCTTCTCAAAGAACGTGGTAGGTATTTCAAAACAGTACTCGTTGGGATGGGCATTGATGAACACAACCGAGACTTAGTAACTCAAATCCAATGTGCTGGTTTGAACAACAAGGTACAGCTTCTGGGTGAGCAACGGGATATCCCAAAAATTATGAGTGCGCTGGATATTCATACGCTCTCGTCATCTGCAGAAGCATTTCCTAACGTACTCGCTGAGGCGATGGCCTGTGGTACACCTTGTGTAGCCACTGACGTGGGTGATGCTGCTTTTATTGTTAGGGATACAGGTTGGATTGTGCCACCGCGAGACAGCAGTGCACTGGCCAACGCTATTGAGTCAGCTTTGTCCGCATGGCAAGATCGTGAAGCGTGGCGTTGTCGGCAAGCGCGCTGTCGCGAGAGAATTGGGAGTGAATTCGATATCAAAGCAATGGTGCGTCGGTACTGCGATATCTGGGTGACGGTGGTGAATAATGAGATACTGCAGCAGTGA
- a CDS encoding class I SAM-dependent methyltransferase produces MSDLTAQESHFSFGKNWAAYAEKVTEGEITEAERGLQKLLGQQLDGLRFLDIGCGSGLHALAALRLGAREVIAVDIDADSVATTCLLLERWLPNAAFRVECQSVFDLNPEVMGKFDVVYSWGVLHHTGDMLRALRQASELVMEGGRFACALYRRTWMDWFWRSEKSWYAQASISAQTRARAIYQLGFRLALAANGRSYSEYVANYRTRGMHFEHDVHDWLGGWPYETISPGEVEAQMRAIGFVPEQIFATRGRFGGRHLGLFGSGCDEYVYRRV; encoded by the coding sequence ATGAGTGACTTAACTGCTCAGGAATCCCACTTTTCCTTTGGCAAAAATTGGGCAGCATATGCCGAAAAGGTAACGGAAGGTGAAATTACAGAAGCTGAGCGAGGTCTTCAAAAATTGCTTGGCCAGCAACTAGACGGTTTGCGTTTTCTGGATATTGGTTGTGGCTCAGGGCTACATGCACTGGCAGCACTTCGACTGGGTGCACGTGAGGTAATTGCTGTGGATATCGACGCCGATTCGGTGGCAACAACGTGCTTACTCCTTGAACGCTGGTTGCCAAACGCAGCCTTTCGGGTAGAGTGTCAAAGCGTATTCGACCTTAATCCCGAAGTAATGGGAAAGTTCGACGTGGTCTATTCTTGGGGTGTACTGCATCATACAGGGGATATGTTGCGTGCTTTGCGACAAGCAAGCGAACTAGTGATGGAGGGAGGAAGATTTGCTTGTGCTCTTTACAGGCGGACTTGGATGGACTGGTTCTGGCGCTCAGAAAAGTCTTGGTATGCTCAAGCTTCTATCAGTGCGCAAACGCGAGCGCGAGCTATCTACCAGCTTGGGTTTCGATTAGCATTGGCTGCTAATGGCCGAAGTTACAGTGAATACGTAGCAAATTACCGTACTCGAGGAATGCATTTTGAGCATGATGTGCATGACTGGCTGGGTGGCTGGCCTTATGAGACTATTAGCCCAGGAGAGGTAGAAGCCCAGATGCGTGCAATCGGTTTTGTGCCCGAGCAAATTTTTGCTACAAGGGGACGTTTCGGGGGGCGACATCTGGGGTTATTTGGTTCAGGATGCGATGAATACGTTTATCGACGGGTCTGA